The Hevea brasiliensis isolate MT/VB/25A 57/8 chromosome 1, ASM3005281v1, whole genome shotgun sequence genome has a window encoding:
- the LOC110657563 gene encoding 5-methyltetrahydropteroyltriglutamate--homocysteine methyltransferase-like → LAFATQKVLEINALAKALAGHRDEAFFSSNALAHASRKSSPRVINEAVQAAAAALKGSDLCRKTNVSARLDAQQKKLNLPILPTTTTGSFPQAQDLRRVRRECKAKKISEDDYVNSIKEEINKVVKIQEELDIDVLVHGEPERNDMVEYFGEQLSGFAFAANGWVQSYGSRCVKPPIIYGDVSRPKAMTVFWSSMAQSMTKRPMKGMLTGPVTILNWSFVRNDQPRHETCYQIALAIKDEVEDLEKAGITVIQIDEAALREGLPLRKSEHAFYLDWAVHSFRITNCGVQDTTQIHTHMCYSNVNDIIHSIINMDADVITIENSRSDEKLLSVFCEGVKYGAGIGPGVYDIHSPRIPSTEEIAGRIKKMLAVLESHILWVNPDCGLKTRKYSEVKPALSNMVAAAKLVRTELGSDK, encoded by the exons CTTGCATTTGCTACACAGAAAGTACTTGAAATTAATGCCTTGGCCAAAGCACTTGCAGGACACAGGGATGAG GCATTCTTCTCTTCAAATGCATTAGCTCATGCTTCAAGAAAATCTTCCCCAAGGGTGATAAATGAGGCTGTTCAGGCGGCT GCTGCTGCTTTGAAGGGATCTGACCTCTGCCGGAAAACAAATGTGAGTGCAAGGCTAGATGCTCAGCAGAAGAAGTTGAACCTTCCAATTCTTCCTACCACCACGACTGGATCCTTCCCTCAGGCTCAGGATCTTAGGAGAGTGCGTCGTGAATGCAAGGCTAAGAA GATCTCTGAGGATGATTATGTAAATTCCATCAAGGAGGAAATTAACAAAGTGGTCAAGATCCAGGAAGAGCTTGACATTGATGTTTTGGTGCATGGTGAACCAGAA AGGAATGACATGGTTGAGTACTTTGGTGAGCAATTGTCCGGTTTTGCCTTCGCTGCAAATGGGTGGGTTCAGTCATATGGTTCTCGTTGTGTCAAGCCCCCTATCATATATGGTGATGTGAGCCGTCCCAAGGCCATGACTGTCTTCTGGTCATCAATGGCTCAAAGTATGACTAAGCGACCAATGAAGGGAATGCTTACCGGTCCAGTTACTATTTTGAATTGGTCCTTTGTCAGAAATGATCAGCCCAG ACATGAGACATGCTATCAAATTGCTTTGGCCATCAAGGATGAGGTTGAGGACCTTGAGAAAGCTGGAATCACTGTCATTCAGATTGATGAGGCTGCATTGAGAGAGGGTTTACCACTAAGGAAGTCTGAGCATGCTTTCTATTTGGATTGGGCTGTTCACTCTTTCAGGATTACTAACTGTGGCGTCCAAGATACAACGCag ATCCACACCCACATGTGCTACTCCAATGTCAATGACATCATCCACTCAATCATTAACATGGATGCTGATGTCATCACCATAGAGAACTCAAGATCAGATGAGAAGCTTCTTTCAGTTTTCTGCGAGGGAGTAAAATATGGTGCCGGCATTGGCCCTGGTGTGTATGACATTCACTCACCTAGGATCCCATCTACTGAAGAAATTGCAGGTCGCATCAAGAAGATGCTTGCTGTGCTTGAAAGCCACATCCTCTGGGTCAACCCTGATTGTGGCCTCAAGACCCGCAAGTACTCTGAAGTGAAACCTGCCTTGAGCAACATGGTTGCTGCTGCCAAGCTTGTTCGCACTGAGCTCGGAAGTGACAAGTGA